CGGTAGACCCTGCGGCCGCCTTCTCGAACGCGGCCGAGATATCGAGCTCGACCTCGTCGCCCACGACCGGCAACGCGGCGTTGATGCCGAAGTCCGACCGGCGGATCATCGCCCGTCCGTGGAAACCGATCGTTTCCGCCTTGCTCATCGGATTGGCGCCCGCGCCGTTGAACGTCGCCTGGATCGCCACCGGATTGGTGCGTCCGTTGAGTGTGAGGTTGCCCAGGATGTAGGCGCTGCGCCCGTCGGCGGCGGGCTGCACGCTTGTAGAAACGAAGCGCGCCGGCGCCGGCTCCGCCCCGAAGAAATCGGCTGGCTTGCCGTCCTTGCCCGGGCGCAGCAGGTGTTCGCGCAGCCCCTCGCTGGCGACCGTGGGGTTGATCGGGATGGTGACGTCGAGCTTCGCCGCCGAGGGGTTCGCCGGGTCGATCGCGAGCGTGCCGGTGACGTTCCCGAACAGGCCGAAGTAATCGTTGAAGCCGAAGTGGTCGACGCTCCACCCGACCAGGGTGTGCGCGGCATCGACCTTGTAGGTTCCCGCCGTCACCCGCGAAGGGTCCGCCGCGCCCGGCTTTTGCGGGGCCTGCGCCACTGCCAGCGAAGCTGCGGCCAGCGCGAGAATGGCGCCTGCGCCGAGTGCGGTCCGGTTCATCGTGTCTCCTCTTCCGGGGTTACTGGCACTTGCCGCCAGTGATGACGTCGTTCGAATCCAGCATGACGTTGAGTCGGTCGGAACGGAAGTCCATCGTGACAACCGTGTCCGGGCCGACCCAGCGGATCCGGTCGTGGCCGACCTCCGCCTCCAGGCGCGCGCGGACGGCGGCGGTGGCCTGTTGCGCCACGAAGGGGGCAACCTTGCTGGCACCGCACGCATCGCCCGGCGGGTTGCTGTCGACGGTGCCCATGGCAGCGTCCCCGGCGGGCGAGGCAGTGCTGGCCTTACTCCCCGCACTCAAGCTGCCCGTCGGGGCACCGGATTGCGATGCGGAGGCGCTTGCCGGCGCACCGGGTGTGCTGGCCGGCGGAGTATCAGCCGCCGGGTCAGGCTCTGCCGGCTCCCCGCAGGCGGCCAGCGCGAGCGGGGCGGCAAGGGCGAGAAGCAGCGGGCGCAGGGTCATCGGCGGTCTTCCATGAATGGCACGTTCCCCCGACAACGCCGCGCGCGCCGCCATGTTTCCGCTTGCGTTCGCCTGCCTCAGTTGACGGCCTTGTCGACCAGCTTGTTCTTGCCGATCCACGGCATCATCGCCCGCAGCTTCGCACCGACCTGCTCGATCGGATGCGCTTCCGCAGCCTTGCGGGCGGCCTTGAGCTCCGGCTGCCCGGCGCGGTTGTCGAGCACGAAGTTCTTCACGAACCGGCCGGACTGAATATCGGCCAGCACGCGCCGCATCTCCGCCTTCGTTTCGTCGGTGATGATCCGCGGGCCGGTGGTGATGTCGCCATATTCGGCGGTGTTGCTGATGGAATATCGCATGTTGGCGATGCCGCCTTCGTACAGCAGGTCCACGATCAGCTTGGTTTCGTGGAGGCATTCGAAATAGGCCATTTCGGGCGCATATCCGGCCTCCACCAGCGTTTCGAACCCCGCCTGGATCAGGTGCGTGATGCCGCCGCACAGCACCGCCTGTTCCCCGAACAGGTCGGTCTCGCACTCTTCTTTGAAGTTCGTTTCGATCACCCCGCTGCGCGCACCGCCGAGCCCCGCCGCATAGGACAGCGCGATATCATGGGCGTTGCCCGTGGCATCCTGGTGCACGGCGATGAGGCACGGCACACCGCCCCCGCGCTGGTATTCGGAGCGGACGGTGTGTCCCGGCCCCTTGGGCGCGATCATGATCACGTCGATATCGGCCGGCGGCTCGATCAGGCCGAAATGGACATTGAGCCCGTGGGCGAAAGCGATCGCGCTGCCGGGCTTCATGCGGCCCTTGAGATCGTCTTCCCAGATAGCCGCCTGATGTTCGTCGGGCGCGAGAATCATGATGACGTCGGCCCATTCGGCGGCATCGCGATTGGACATTACGCGGAAACCGGCGTCCTCGGCCTTGCGGGCCGTTGCCGAACCTTCGCGCAGCGCGACCCCCACGTCCTTCACCCCGCTGTCGCGCAGGTTCTGGGCGTGGGCATGGCCCTGGCTGCCATAACCGACGATGGCGATCTTCTTGCCCGTGACCAGGTTCAGGTCGGCATCGGCTTCGTAATAGACTTTCACGTATCGGTCCTCACAATCAGATGTATCGTCGGCCCGGCGTGATCCGGGCCAGGTTTTTTCTTCGAGCGCCGCGGAGGAAGGTTAGTCCCTGGTCAGCCCCGGGACGACGAGGGTTTGTTTGGCGCGAATGTACATTGCCTAGGCCCCTTCCGCCCCGCGCATCATGCCGACGATGCCTGTGCGGCCGACCTCCACCAGGCCAAGCTCGCGCATCAGCGCGATGAAACTGTCGATCTTCTCCGGCGCGCCGGTGATCTCGAAGATGAAGCTCGCCGTGGTGGTGTCGACCGGCTTGGCCCGGAATATGCCGGCGAGGCGCAGCGCTTCCACCCGTTTCTCCCCGGTGCCTGACACCTTGACCAGCGCCAGCTCCCGCTCGACGTGAGGGCCTGCCTCGGTCAGGTCGACGACCTTGTGCACCGGGATCAACCGCTCGAGCTGGGCGCGGATCTGGTCGATCACGTGATCCGGCCCGTTGGTGACGATCGTTATCCGGCTGACCGCGTGGTTTTCCGAAATATCTGCCACGGTCAGGC
This region of Tsuneonella aeria genomic DNA includes:
- a CDS encoding I78 family peptidase inhibitor; its protein translation is MNRTALGAGAILALAAASLAVAQAPQKPGAADPSRVTAGTYKVDAAHTLVGWSVDHFGFNDYFGLFGNVTGTLAIDPANPSAAKLDVTIPINPTVASEGLREHLLRPGKDGKPADFFGAEPAPARFVSTSVQPAADGRSAYILGNLTLNGRTNPVAIQATFNGAGANPMSKAETIGFHGRAMIRRSDFGINAALPVVGDEVELDISAAFEKAAAGSTEPQPPAPAIQACRADRAQPWFGKAATPEVRRAVEQATGAKAARWLYPDSVVTMDYREDRLNVIMDKGTDIIRSARCG
- a CDS encoding I78 family peptidase inhibitor, which produces MTLRPLLLALAAPLALAACGEPAEPDPAADTPPASTPGAPASASASQSGAPTGSLSAGSKASTASPAGDAAMGTVDSNPPGDACGASKVAPFVAQQATAAVRARLEAEVGHDRIRWVGPDTVVTMDFRSDRLNVMLDSNDVITGGKCQ
- the ilvC gene encoding ketol-acid reductoisomerase, which codes for MKVYYEADADLNLVTGKKIAIVGYGSQGHAHAQNLRDSGVKDVGVALREGSATARKAEDAGFRVMSNRDAAEWADVIMILAPDEHQAAIWEDDLKGRMKPGSAIAFAHGLNVHFGLIEPPADIDVIMIAPKGPGHTVRSEYQRGGGVPCLIAVHQDATGNAHDIALSYAAGLGGARSGVIETNFKEECETDLFGEQAVLCGGITHLIQAGFETLVEAGYAPEMAYFECLHETKLIVDLLYEGGIANMRYSISNTAEYGDITTGPRIITDETKAEMRRVLADIQSGRFVKNFVLDNRAGQPELKAARKAAEAHPIEQVGAKLRAMMPWIGKNKLVDKAVN
- the ilvN gene encoding acetolactate synthase small subunit, whose product is MHITQQTAERHVLAITVDNEAGILAKIAGMFTARGYNIDSLTVADISENHAVSRITIVTNGPDHVIDQIRAQLERLIPVHKVVDLTEAGPHVERELALVKVSGTGEKRVEALRLAGIFRAKPVDTTTASFIFEITGAPEKIDSFIALMRELGLVEVGRTGIVGMMRGAEGA